One region of Salvia miltiorrhiza cultivar Shanhuang (shh) chromosome 3, IMPLAD_Smil_shh, whole genome shotgun sequence genomic DNA includes:
- the LOC131015089 gene encoding protein TIC 55, chloroplastic-like: MALLRLQSISTLTFPSLPLKPSKSRIAFCSRRPLNPCQHHQLQKHQQKLSAVAGEISAAEGDQSVIEDSLRQNEVVRYEWSEEWYPLYLTNNVPDDAPLGLTVFDKQVVLFRDGGGEIRCYEDRCPHRLAKLSEGQLIDGRLECLYHGWQFEGNGKCVKVPQLSEGAKIPASACVRTYEIKDSQGVIWIWMSRKTPPNLAKIPWFENFERPGFRDLSTIHELPYDHSILLENLMDPAHVPISHNRSDSTSKREEAGPLYFEVTERTGRGFAGRWGRERDVSLPNHIPNFLRFEAPCVLQSNREIIDEDGQKLYFSGLFLCRPSGQGKSMLIVRFGNTRKPSFLFKLLPQWYLHQTASKILEEDMGFLSSQNEILVRGKAPTRELYINLKTSDTWVAEYRRWMDKVGHGMPYHFGHSTVSLPENPALVEQAPAGFAASLSASQPAKGGVGTMHAPNPANRYFRHVVHCKGCRGVVRSSRAWKKALSVAAAVSTALAILASGRLWKVLFLLSTAVFLAGIQMCSTMIAMNTTNFIRRHRRL, encoded by the exons ATGGCTCTCTTACGATTACAATCAATTTCCACCCTCACATTTCCATCACTACCACTAAAACCCTCAAAATCAAGAATCGCATTCTGTAGCCGACGACCCTTAAACCCCTGCCAGCATCATCAACTGCAGAAACACCAGCAGAAATTGAGTGCAGTTGCCGGAGAAATCTCAGCGGCGGAGGGCGATCAGAGCGTGATTGAAGACTCTCTGAGGCAGAACGAAGTAGTGAGGTATGAGTGGAGTGAAGAATGGTACCCGCTGTACCTGACCAATAACGTCCCCGACGACGCGCCGCTTGGGCTCACGGTGTTCGACAAGCAGGTTGTCCTGTTTAGAGACGGCGGCGGCGAGATCAGGTGCTACGAAGACCGCTGCCCCCACCG ACTGGCAAAACTCTCCGAAGGTCAGCTAATTGATGGTAGATTGGAGTGTTTGTACCATGGTTGGCAATTCGAAGGCAATGGTAAATGTGTGAAAGTACCCCAG CTCTCAGAAGGCGCAAAGATCCCAGCATCGGCCTGTGTGAGGACATACGAGATCAAGGATTCACAAGGCGTGATATGGATTTGGATGTCGCGTAAGACGCCTCCTAATCTTGCCAAAATCCCTTGGTTTGAGAATTTCGAGAGGCCAGGGTTTCGCGATTTATCAACCATCCACGAGCTCCCCTACGATCACTCCATCCTCTTAGAGAACCTCATGGATCCTGCACATGTTCCCATCTCACACAACAGATCAGATTCTACTTCAAAGAGGGAGGAAGCAGGGCCGTTGTATTTTGAGGTGACAGAGAGAACGGGCCGAGGCTTTGCAGGCCGGTGGGGCAGAGAAAGAGACGTATCACTGCCAAACCACATACCGAACTTTCTGAGATTTGAGGCGCCTTGTGTTCTTCAGAGCAACCGGGAGATCATAGACGAGGACGGCCAGAAGCTCTACTTCTCGGGGCTGTTCCTCTGCAGGCCGTCCGGGCAAGGGAAGTCTATGCTCATAGTTCGATTTGGGAACACGAGGAAGCCATCATTTCTGTTCAAACTGTTGCCACAATGGTACTTGCATCAGACGGCAAGCAAGATTCTTGAGGAAGACATGGGGTTCCTCTCCTCTCAGAATGAGATCCTCGTGAGAGGGAAAGCTCCGACGAGAGAGCTATACATCAATCTGAAGACGTCGGACACGTGGGTTGCAGAGTATCGTAGGTGGATGGACAAAGTGGGGCATGGGATGCCTTACCATTTTGGCCACAGCACAGTTTCTCTACCGGAGAACCCTGCACTGGTCGAGCAGGCTCCGGCCGGATTTGCTGCCAGTCTCTCGGCTTCTCAGCCGGCTAAGGGCGGCGTTGGAACAATGCACGCCCCGAACCCCGCCAACAGATACTTCCGGCATGTGGTCCACTGCAAGGGGTGCAGGGGCGTCGTGAGGTCTTCTCGTGCGTGGAAGAAAGCTCTCTCCGTTGCTGCTGCTGTTTCTACGGCCTTGGCGATTCTCGCATCTGGGAGGCTGTGGAAGGTGCTGTTCTTGCTCTCGACTGCAGTTTTCTTGGCTGGGATTCAAATGTGCTCGACTATGATTGCGATGAACACAACCAACTTCATAAGAAGGCATAGAAGGTTGTGA
- the LOC131015088 gene encoding LOW QUALITY PROTEIN: peroxidase 18-like (The sequence of the model RefSeq protein was modified relative to this genomic sequence to represent the inferred CDS: deleted 1 base in 1 codon): MDYSYKLLMLLSSLTLCLLPFSSCLAPSVGFYAGSCPAAELMVKNTVRSASDLDPTIPGKLLRLLFHDCFIEGCDASILLQGNGTERSDPANRSVDGFAVIDSAKRLLEIFCPETVSCADILAMAARDAVEYTGGPSVQIPTGRRDGRISAAANVRPNIIDTSFTLDEMAKLFIAKGLSMDDLVTLSGGHTIGKSHCSSFNDRFKLDPSGNVTVIDSSLDREYAIQLTKMCPAGARDDSITVNNDPGTPFQFDNEYYKIVLEHKGLFQSDSALVNDNRTRNKVVEFAQSQDSFFESWAVSFLKLSTIGVKTGDEGEIRQSCSMPNR, from the exons ATGGATTATTCATACAAATTGTTGATGCTTCTTTCTTCTCTCACTCTATGCCTCCTTCCATTTTCTTCTTGCTTGGCTCCCTCTGTCGGTTTCTACGCAGGTTCCTGTCCCGCAGCTGAACTCATGGTGAAGAACACCGTGAGATCAGCTTCTGATTTGGACCCCACAATCCCCGGGAAGCTCCTTCGCTTGCTCTTCCACGACTGCTTCATCGAG GGATGTGATGCTTCCATACTATTACAAGGAAACGGGACGGAAAGAAGCGATCCTGCAAACAGGTCCGTTGATGGATTTGCAGTCATAGACTCAGCAAAGAGATTGCTCGAAATCTTCTGCCCAGAAACAGTTTCTTGTGCTGACATTCTTGCAATGGCTGCTAGAGATGCAGTTgaatat ACAGGAGGACCAAGCGTGCAGATTCCGACAGGGAGGAGAGACGGTAGGATTTCAGCAGCTGCAAATGTGAGACCAAACATCATAGACACAAGCTTCACATTAGATGAGATGGCTAAGCTCTTCATTGCAAAGGGATTATCTATGGATGACCTTGTTACCCTCTCAG GGGGTCACACCATCGGGAAATCACATTGCAGCTCATTCAACGACCGGTTCAAGCTCGACCCGAGTGGAAATGTTACGGTGATCGACTCATCCCTAGACCGGGAGTATGCGATCCAGCTAACAAAAATGTGTCCTGCCGGTGCTAGGGATGATTCGATCACCGTTAATAACGACCCGGGCACTCCCTTTCAGTTCGACAACGAGTATTACAAGATAGTGTTAGAGCACAAGGGGCTTTTCCAGTCTGATTCTGCACTGGTAAATGATAATAGAACGAGGAACAAAGTGGTGGAATTTGCACAGAGTCAAGATAGTTTC TTTGAGAGCTGGGCTGTTTCTTTCTTGAAACTTTCCACCATTGGGGTTAAGACAGGTGATGAAGGTGAAATTCGACAATCTTGCTCCATGCCTAATAGATGA
- the LOC131015085 gene encoding LOW QUALITY PROTEIN: aspartyl protease family protein At5g10770-like (The sequence of the model RefSeq protein was modified relative to this genomic sequence to represent the inferred CDS: deleted 5 bases in 5 codons) — protein sequence MATLHFFFTFINSFFLFLVFISCFSEQTHAFEAKNTRTQDSSFHTIQISSLFPSSVCSPSKDLIKKRPSTLEVFHRHGPCSKLSQDEAARRPSLKDILSHDQSRVESINARLNPTSNTDKVNDKKVNLPVTPGSSLGSGNYLISVGLGTPKKTLSLIFDTGSDLTWTQCQPCSRSCYKQQDPIFDPKTSTSYSNVSCTSTSCSQLSSATGNTPSCNVGTCVYGIQYGDQSFSVGLFSKDTLTIASDVFPNFQFGCGQNNQGLFGRTAGLIGLGRDTLSIISQTATKYSKYFSYCLPSTSSSTGHLTLGKTAGVAAKSVQFTPFDSSQGSSFYFISIASIAVSGKQLPIAPTVFKTAGAIIDSGTVITRLPPAAYTALSSAFKQGMQKYPAAPAYSILDTCYDLSNYTSISIPTVSFAFAGGVKVNLSPQGILVAVSSTEACLAFAGNGDASDIGIFGNTQQLTFEVVYDVAGGKLGFGSCWMLIHMC from the exons ATGGCCACTCTCCATTTCTTCTTCACCTTCATcaattcttttttccttttcttggtTTTCATTTCATGTTTTTCAGAGCAAACCCATGCTTTTGAAGCCAAAAATACTAGGACTCAAGACTCTTCTTTCCACACAATTCAAATTAGCTCTCTTTTTCCATCATCTGTTTGCAGTCCTTCCAAAG ATTTAATCAAGAAGAGGCCGTCCACACTAGAAGTTTTCCATCGTCACGGCCCGTGTTCGAAACTCAGTCAAGACGAGGCGGCCCGG AGGCCGTCTCTGAAAGATATACTCTCCCATGACCAATCTCGAGTCGAGTCAATCAACGCCCGCCTCAACCCGACATCGAATACGGATAAAGTCAATGACAAAAAGGTCAACCTCCCCGTGACGCCGGGGAGCTCCCTAGGCTCC GGAAACTACCTCATCTCCGTGGGCCTAGGTACACCCAAGAAAACCCTTTCCCTCATCTTCGACACGGGGAGCGACCTAACTTGGACCCAGTGTCAACCGTGCTCCCGATCTTGCTACAAACAGCAGGACCCGATATTCGACCCTAAGACCTCGACCTCCTACTCCAATGTATCGTGCACCTCCACCTCCTGCTCCCAGCTCTCCTCCGCCACCGGCAACACTCCCAGCTGCAATGTCGGGACATGTGTCTAC GGCATCCAATACGGCGACCAGTCATTCTCC GTAGGGCTGTTCAGCAAAGACACGCTCACCATCGCCTCCGACGTCTTCCCGAACTTCCAATTCGGTTGCGGCCAGAACAACCAAGGGCTCTTCGGCCGAACCGCCGGACTAATCGGCCTCGGCCGGGACACATTATCGATCATATCGCAGACCGCGACAAAATACAGCAAATACTTCTCCTACTGTCTCCCGTCGACGTCGAGCTCCACCGGCCACCTCACACTCGGCAAGACCGCCGGCGTAGCCGCGAAAAGCGTGCAGTTCACACCGTTCGACTCCTCGCAAGGCTCCTCGTTCTACTTCATCAGCATTGCCTCCATCGCCGTCTCCGGCAAGCAGCTCCCGATAGCGCCGACGGTCTTCAAGACGGCCGGCGCGATCATAGACTCCGGCACGGTGATCACGCGTCTGCCGCCGGCGGCATACACCGCGTTGAGCTCGGCGTTCAAGCAGGGGATGCAGAAGTATCCGGCGGCGCCGGCCTACTCGATTTTGGACACGTGCTACGACTTGTCCAACTACACGAGCATCTCCATCCCAACCGTGTCGTTCGCCTTCGCCGGCGGAGTGAAGGTCAACCTCAGCCCACAGGGGATACTGGTGGCGGTTAGCTCCACGGAGGCGTGCCTAGCTTTCGCCGGAAACGGCGACGCCTCCGACATCGGAATCTTTGGAAACACGCAGCAG TTGACGTTCGAGGTGGTGTATGATGTTGCCGGAGGGAAGCTGGGATTCGGAAGCTGCTGGATGTTGATTCATATGTGTTAA
- the LOC131015087 gene encoding protein TIC 55, chloroplastic-like, whose product MALLQLQPIFAATLPSQLEKLPRKTRLALSTQRHSNPRHHQLKRNLQKLSAVAEEISAAAGDESVIREDEAVEHKESSARYDWTEEWYPLYLTKQVPDDAPLGLTVFDKQVVLFKDGDGVIRCYEDRCPHRLAKLSEGQLYDGRLECLYHGWQFEGNGKCVKIPQLSEGAKIPASACVRTYEVKDSQGVIWIWMSHKTPPILEKIPWFENFDRPGFRDISTIHELPYDHSILLENLMDPAHVPISHDRTDFTAKREDAAALFFEVLERTDRGFAGHWGREKDRSMPDYSPNSLRFEAPCVLQNNREIVDKNGERHYFSGLFLCRPSGQGKSMLIVRFGNSRKPPLLVKVLPQWYMHQNACKVFEQDMGFLSSQNEILMKEKVPTRKLYINLRSSDVWVSEYRKWMDKVGHGMPYYFGHSSISLPENPAVVEHAPAGFVASFSASQPAKGGVGTMEAPNPANRYFRHVVHCKGCMSVVKSCHAWKRALSIAAAVSTALAILVSGRQWKALFLLSTAVLLAGVQICSTIVAMNTTNFIRTHRRM is encoded by the exons ATGGCTCTTCTACAGTTGCAGCCTATATTCGCTGCTACTCTTCCGTCTCAGCTCGAGAAGCTCCCCAGGAAAACAAGGCTAGCATTGTCTACCCAAAGACACTCCAATCCCCGTCACCATCAACTGAAGAGGAATCTCCAGAAACTGAGCGCGGTCGCCGAGGAAATCTCGGCTGCGGCGGGCGATGAGAGCGTGATTCGGGAGGATGAAGCTGTGGAGCACAAGGAATCATCGGCGAGATACGATTGGACCGAGGAATGGTATCCGCTCTACCTCACCAAGCAAGTGCCCGACGACGCGCCGCTAGGGCTCACGGTCTTCGACAAGCAGGTCGTGTTGTTCAAAGACGGCGATGGAGTAATTAGGTGTTACGAAGATCGTTGCCCCCACAG GCTAGCAAAGTTGTCTGAGGGCCAACTCTATGATGGGAGATTGGAGTGTTTGTACCATGGCTGGCAATTTGAAGGAAATGGTAAATGTGTGAAGATACCTCAG CTCTCAGAAGGTGCAAAAATCCCAGCATCGGCTTGTGTGAGAACCTACGAGGTCAAGGATTCACAAGGCGTGATATGGATTTGGATGTCGCATAAGACGCCTCCGATTCTCGAAAAAATCCCTTGGTTTGAGAATTTCGATAGACCAGGTTTTCGAGATATCTCAACCATCCACGAGCTCCCCTATGATCATTCCATTCTTCTAGAGAACCTCATGGATCCTGCTCATGTTCCTATCTCACACGACAGAACGGATTTTACTGCTAAAAGGGAGGATGCCGCTGCGCTGTTTTTTGAGGTGTTGGAAAGAACTGATCGAGGCTTTGCAGGCCATTGGGGTAGAGAGAAAGATCGGTCAATGCCAGACTACTCACCCAACTCTCTGAGGTTTGAGGCGCCTTGTGTGCTTCAGAACAACCGAGAAATCGTTGACAAGAATGGCGAGAGGCACTACTTCTCGGGGCTGTTCCTCTGCAGGCCGTCTGGACAGGGGAAGTCGATGCTTATAGTTAGGTTTGGGAATTCGAGAAAGCCACCACTACTTGTGAAAGTGCTTCCTCAGTGGTACATGCATCAGAATGCTTGCAAGGTATTCGAGCAAGACATGGGGTTCCTTTCGTCTCAGAACGAAATCCTTATGAAGGAGAAAGTTCCAACGAGGAAGCTTTACATCAATTTGAGGTCCTCTGATGTTTGGGTGTCCGAGTACAGGAAATGGATGGACAAAGTGGGGCATGGAATGCCTTACTACTTCGGGCATAGCTCGATTTCTCTACCAGAGAATCCAGCAGTAGTTGAGCATGCTCCGGCCGGATTTGTTGCCAGTTTTTCAGCCTCTCAGCCGGCTAAGGGCGGCGTTGGGACAATGGAGGCGCCAAACCCTGCCAACAGATACTTCCGGCACGTGGTCCATTGCAAGGGATGCATGAGCGTCGTGAAATCTTGTCATGCGTGGAAGAGAGCTCTCTCCATTGCTGCTGCTGTATCCACGGCCTTGGCGATCCTTGTATCTGGGAGGCAGTGGAAGGCGCTGTTCTTGCTCTCGACTGCAGTTCTGTTGGCCGGGGTACAAATCTGCTCGACTATTGTTGCGATGAACACGACCAACTTCATCAGAACGCACAGAAGGATGTGA
- the LOC131015086 gene encoding LOW QUALITY PROTEIN: putative pentatricopeptide repeat-containing protein At3g25970 (The sequence of the model RefSeq protein was modified relative to this genomic sequence to represent the inferred CDS: inserted 1 base in 1 codon) — translation MRALQLLGETAPPTLSSVAAAHCHAIKSSLIADTYISNKLISRYQKCKQSNSSLKVFGEMPHRDTASWNTVISGYVNSGSFFTAWEVSKTMKRLGFLFDGYTFGSMLRGVAASGGLMYGRQVHADIVKMGFDDNVYAASALLHMYAKCSGVEDANNVFRHMKERNTVSWNALIGGFAEMGNLRRCLELFRCMEIESVGVNDATFAPILTLLCDAELYELARQIHGSIMKRGLEHEITVLNATITAYAECGCVGDAKKVFDTAEEYRDLVTWNSMLAAYLDHGMEECGFGVFLDMMRARLKVDAYTCSTIISACSGDAKRILGISLHCLVIKRGLEQVTEVSNPLISMYLKADGQNMEDALRVFEHIGVKDRVSWNTILTGLSQNGLSENAVRLFQEMHLNYLSIDQYAFAAVLRSCSDLATLNLGRQVHVLVLKSGLEENEYVASGLIFMYSKCGIIEDARQSFEASRKESSVTWNSVIFAYAQHGQGKVALDLFYLMTQRRVKLDHITFVAALTACSHIGLVDEGLNLLKSMESEYGVPTRMENYACAIDLLGRAGRLVEAKELINDMPFQPDVMVWRTLLGACRACGDIELATQVADNLLELDPGDHCTYVLLSDMYGHLKKWDEKAVMKKLMRDKRVKKVPGWSWIELHHDVHSFNADDRSHPXIPKIYDALEELTNEMRNSDDALIADIHPDDLDLANGNWMVGSDGCIQAVQHQQGSTRRQNVSSSLARTNATYHTP, via the exons ATGAGGGCGCTGCAATTGCTCGGTGAAACTGCTCCTCCCACTTTATCAAGTGTTGCGGCGGCTCATTGTCACGCCATCAAATCATCACTCATCGCAGATACCTACATTTCCAACAAACTCATAAGCAGATACCAAAAATGCAAGCAATCGAACAGCTCCCTGAAGGTGTTCGGCGAAATGCCTCACAGAGACACCGCCTCTTGGAACACCGTAATTTCCGGCTACGTGAATTCGGGGAGCTTTTTCACCGCATGGGAAGTCTCGAAAACTATGAAAAGGCTCGGGTTCCTCTTCGACGGCTATACCTTTGGCAGCATGCTCAGGGGCGTTGCAGCAAGTGGTGGATTAATGTACGGCCGGCAAGTTCACGCTGACATTGTGAAGATGGGATTTGATGATAATGTATACGCTGCGAGTGCTCTTCTGCATATGTACGCCAAGTGCAGTGGAGTTGAGGATGCAAATAACGTGTTTAGGCACATGAAGGAGAGGAATACCGTTTCTTGGAATGCTTTGATTGGGGGATTTGCTGAAATGGGGAATCTGCGTCGCTGTCTTGAATTGTTCCGATGTATGGAGATTGAAAGTGTTGGAGTCAATGATGCAACGTTTGCGCCTATTCTGACATTGCTCTGTGATGCTGAGTTGTATGAGTTGGCGAGGCAGATCCACGGGAGCATTATGAAACGGGGTCTGGAGCACGAGATCACTGTGCTTAACGCCACAATAACTGCGTACGCAGAGTGTGGGTGCGTTGGAGATGCCAAGAAAGTGTTTGATACTGCTGAGGAGTACCGTGATTTAGTGACATGGAACTCAATGTTAGCAGCTTATTTGGATCATGGCATGGAAGAATGTGGCTTTGGTGTTTTTTTGGATATGATGAGAGCGAGGTTGAAGGTGGATGCTTACACGTGCTCCACCATTATAAGCGCTTGCTCTGGAGATGCAAAAAGGATCCTCGGAATATCCTTGCATTGTCTAGTGATAAAGAGGGGATTGGAACAGGTAACAGAAGTATCTAATCCATTGATTTCTATGTATCTGAAAGCAGATGGTCAAAACATGGAGGATGCATTGAGAGTCTTTGAACATATAGGCGTGAAGGACCGTGTGTCGTGGAACACAATTCTGACTGGTTTGTCACAGAATGGGCTCAGTGAAAATGCCGTGAGGCTCTTCCAAGAGATGCATCTGAATTACCTGAGCATCGACCAATATGCCTTTGCAGCAGTCTTGAGATCTTGCTCGGATTTAGCCACGCTCAATTTGGGCCGACAAGTTCATGTCTTGGTGTTGAAATCAGGCCTAGAGGAAAATGAGTACGTCGCTAGTGGTTTGATATTTATGTACTCTAAATGTGGGATCATTGAAGATGCTCGGCAATCCTTTGAGGCCTCTCGTAAGGAGAGTTCCGTGACATGGAACTCGGTCATTTTTGCATATGCACAACACGGGCAAGGGAAAGTTGCCCTCGACCTGTTTTACCTCATGACACAGCGACGTGTGAAGCTGGATCATATCACCTTCGTTGCTGCTCTAACTGCGTGTAGCCACATTGGTCTGGTTGACGAAGGTCTGAACTTGTTGAAATCTATGGAATCTGAATATGGAGTTCCAACCCGGATGGAGAATTATGCATGTGCAATCGACTTGCTAGGAAGAGCTGGACGTCTCGTGGAGGCAAAAGAGCTGATCAATGATATGCCTTTTCAACCCGATGTGATGGTTTGGAGAACATTGCTGGGTGCTTGTAGGGCTTGCGGTGACATAGAACTGGCAACTCAGGTAGCCGACAACTTGCTAGAACTGGACCCCGGGGATCACTGCACCTACGTTCTTCTCTCTGATATGTATGGCCATCTTAAGAAGTGGGATGAGAAGGCTGTCATGAAGAAGCTGATGAGAGACAAAAGAGTCAAGAAGGTGCCTGGTTGGAGTTGGATAGAGTTGCACCACGACGTTCATTCTTTTAATGCAGACGACCGTTCACACC AGATCCCTAAAATATACGATGCACTGGAGGAACTAACGAATGAGATGAGAAATTCTGATGATGCTTTGATCGCAGATATTCACCCCGATGATCTGGATCTTGCCAATGGAAATTGGATGGTAGGTTCTGATGGTTGTATTCAAGCTGTGCAG CACCAACAGGGCAGCACACGTCGCCAGAATGTCTCATCTAGCCTAGCCAGGACAAATGCAACGTATCATACGCCTTGA